In the Chromatiales bacterium genome, one interval contains:
- a CDS encoding cupin domain-containing protein yields the protein MIAGNLFSSLPPALETEHFETLAQGRGVTIERIVSSGHTSPESGWYDQDHREWVIVLRGNAVLEYASGERIELDVGAYVDIAAHVRHRVIHTSSAPPTVWLAVHFPAEPGDPHHR from the coding sequence TTGATCGCAGGCAACCTCTTTTCGTCGCTCCCGCCGGCACTTGAAACCGAGCACTTCGAGACGCTCGCGCAGGGGCGTGGCGTCACGATCGAGCGCATCGTCTCCAGCGGACACACCTCGCCCGAATCGGGCTGGTACGACCAGGACCATCGCGAGTGGGTCATCGTGCTGCGAGGCAACGCCGTGCTCGAGTACGCCTCCGGAGAACGGATCGAACTCGACGTGGGTGCTTACGTGGACATCGCCGCGCATGTGCGCCACCGGGTGATCCACACCAGCAGCGCACCGCCGACGGTATGGCTGGCCGTACACTTTCCGGCCGAACCCGGCGATCCGCACCACCGATGA
- a CDS encoding SGNH/GDSL hydrolase family protein, protein MKTILCYGDSITWGYIPGNLGRLPLDQRWPSVLARALGPDYEVIAEGLRGRYTVHDEPFRPGRSGADLLQPILESHAPVDLLILLLGTNDVLHFPELTAYDAARGIETLCKLAQASEAGPDGGEPRILLIAPPRIGKLSDELSLMCHGKPEHALDFARHYRSVAGDRGLAFLDAAEVTEPSPVDGVHLDAQGQRRLGEAVARAVLQIFSHPTALG, encoded by the coding sequence ATGAAGACCATTCTCTGCTATGGCGATTCGATCACCTGGGGCTACATCCCGGGCAACCTCGGGCGCCTGCCGCTCGATCAGCGCTGGCCCTCGGTACTGGCCCGGGCGCTGGGCCCGGATTACGAGGTGATCGCCGAGGGTCTGCGGGGTCGCTACACGGTGCACGACGAACCGTTCCGCCCCGGCCGCAGCGGTGCCGATCTGCTGCAGCCGATCCTGGAATCGCACGCGCCGGTTGACCTGTTGATCCTGCTGCTCGGCACCAACGATGTGCTGCACTTTCCCGAGCTGACGGCCTACGACGCCGCGCGCGGGATCGAAACCCTGTGCAAGCTCGCGCAGGCCAGCGAGGCCGGCCCGGATGGCGGCGAGCCACGCATCCTGCTGATCGCGCCGCCGCGCATCGGGAAGCTCTCCGACGAGTTGTCGTTGATGTGCCACGGCAAACCCGAGCACGCACTGGACTTTGCCCGGCACTATCGCAGCGTGGCCGGGGACCGCGGCCTCGCCTTTCTCGACGCGGCCGAAGTGACCGAGCCCAGCCCGGTGGACGGCGTGCACCTCGATGCACAAGGCCAGCGCAGGCTCGGCGAAGCGGTCGCGCGGGCGGTGCTACAGATTTTCAGTCACCCCACGGCGCTCGGCTGA